ACCGCGACGGTGCGCTCGAAGCCGCGCGCCTCCTGGCCCTGGATCGTGACCCGGGACCAGTGGTCGCGGCCGAGCTGGGTCCAGCCGAAATGCGGCAGGCTCGGCTGGCGCAGCTCCTCGAGGGCGATCTGCGCCCGGTAGGTGCCGCGAATGCGCAGGAGCACCATCTCGCGGGGATAGGGCGTCGCGCCGCCCGGCACCTCGGCGGTGACGGTCAGGCTGAGGTCGCCGTCCTCCAGGGCGAGGGCCGGCGTCGCGGCGAGCAGGATCGCGAGAAGCCACCACCTCACCATGGGTTGCCTCACCATGGGTTGCTCCCGGGCTGCACGGCGGTGCCGGCCTCGCGCCGGCGGGTCTGCTCGGCGATCACGCGCAAGCGGACGAAGCGGCCGGGATCGTCGGTGAGGGTCGAGAGCCAGTGCCGGTCGGGGCGGATCTCGCGGGCCTCGAAGCTCTTCGAGACGCGGCGCACCTCGCGCTCGATCACCTCGGACACGCTGGCATTGCCGCCGCCCCGGCGCCCGCCGCCCTCGGCGTCGCTGGCCGAGCCGCGGGCCTGGCCCCGGCCGGGATCGACCGCCCGCTGCTCGGCCCGGCCGGTGCGGGCGGCCTTCGAGTTGCCGGGCGAATCGGCGGCCGAGGAGGCCTCACGGTGGCCGGCCAGTCCCTCGCCGGTCGAGGCGGTGCCGGGGTCGTCGGCGTCGGATTCGGTCTTGGTGGCGTAGCGGGTGGCGGCGTCGGCCTGGGCGTTGGCCTGGCCGGCGGTGCGCCCGCCGGGGGCGTCGGGCGTGTCGAGGAGGCGCGCGATCAGCTCGCGGTTCGCCTTGGCGTCCTCGTCCGCAGGGTCGCGGGCGAGCGCGGCCTCGTAGGCCGCGAGCGCGCCCTTGAGGTCGCCGGCGAGCGCCAGCGCGTTGCCGCGGTTGTAGGGCGAGGTCGCGAAGGCCACGGCCGCCTCCTGGTAGCGGCCCGCCGCGTAGAGGGCGGTGCCGCGCCAGGCCGGATCGTCGCTGACCCGCGCGGCGAGCCCCGGCAGCCCGGCCCCGAGGAGCAGGCGCGCGACGGCGGCGGGCTCGACGGCGAATCCCAGGAGGGCGACCGCTCCGGCGGCGAGGAGGATCCGCATCAGGCGCTCCGCCGGAAGAGGAGCAGGACCGGCACGAGCGCGAGGCCGGCGAGAAGGCGGCCGAGATCCTGCCAGGCCAGCACCGCGTAGCCCCCCTCCGCCAGGTGACGGGCGACGCTCTCCGACACCGCCGCCAGCACCGGGCCCGGCGCGTCGAGGCTGCCGGCCGCACCACCGCCGAGCTTCGCCAGGCGGGACAGCCCGGCGCCGTCCGGCCGCGGCGCGTCGGGCGGCAGGGCGGGGCCCGCCGGCACCAGCACGGTGTGCAGCCGGTGGCCATCGTGCGCCAGCGCCTCGGCCTCCCGTGCGGCGGCCTCGTCGAGGCCCCCGCCGTCGCTCACCAGCACCACGTCGCCGGTCACCACCGCGCCCTCGGCGAGGGTCCGGCGAGCGAGGGCCAGGGCGCGAGCCGGGTGGCTGCCGCGATCCGGCACGGTGGTGCCGTCGAGGGCGAACAGGATCGTGCTCAGGGAGTCGCGGTCGGTGGTCGGCGTCGCGGCGAGGTAGGCGTCGCCGGCATAGGCGACGACGGCGACCGCCTTGGTGCCGGCGGCCTCGGCGAGCCCCTGCGCCAGCGCCCGGGCCTCGCCGAGGCGCCCGCCCTCGGCGACCGAGCGCGACAGGTCGAGGGCGATGATCGTCGCGTCGAGGTTGCGGAAGCCCGCCACGTCGCGGCGCTCGACCGCCGGCCCGGCGAGGCCGAGGGCGAGGAGGGCACAGGCCGCGACCAGCAGCCACTGCCCGCTCCGCCGCCCCGGCCGCACCGCGCCGCGGGCCTGGAGCGCGGCCATCAGGTGCGGCTCCACCGCCCGGACCCAGTCGCCCAAGGGGGCGGAGCGGTGGGCGGCGCGCCAGGCGAGCAGCCCGAGGAGCGGCAGGGCGAGGAGCCACCAGGGGCGCAGGAGGGCGAAGGCTTCGGTCACGCCGCCCTCCGGGTCAGCAGGAGCACGAGGCCCAAGAGCAGCGCCACCCCGCCCGGCCACGGCCACAGGTCGCGGCGTAAGGGGACCGGCGGGGCCCGGTCGCGCCCGCCCTCGAGGGCGTCGATGCTGTCGGCCACGCCGGCGAGGTCGTCGGTGGTGCGCACCCGGAAGAACCGGCCGCCGCTCGTCGCCGCGACGTCGCGCAGCGCCTCGGAATCAACCACGTCCTGCTCGCCGTTCGCATCCGCCAGGTCGCGGGGACCGAGCGCGATGGTGTGGACCCGGATGCCGAGCTCGCGGGCCAGCACCGCGACGTCCCGCGGCGTGGTCTGGCCGGCATTGTTGGCGCCGTCGGAGAGCAGCACCACGACCTTGGACGGGCCGGGCAGGACGTCGAGGCGCTTGAGGGCGAGGCCGAGCCCGTCGCCGATGCCGGTCGAGCGGCCGACGAGGCCGATCTGCGCCTCCTCCAGCGCCCGGGCGACTCCTTGCGTGTCGAAGGAGGGGGACGCCGCCACGTCGGCCTGGTCGGCGAAGATCACGAGGCCGACCCGGTCGCCGGCGCGGCGGCGGATGAACTCGGCGCCGACGCGCTTGACCGCGGCGAGCCGCGAGGTGGTGCGGCCGTCGAGGGCGAAATCGATCCGCTCCATGCTGCCCGAGAGATCGAGGGCCAGCACGATGTCCCGCCCCGAGGCCGGCAACGCCGCGCCGGGCAGCACCAGCCGCGGGCCGGCGAGGGCGGCGACGAGGGCGACCCAGACGAGCCAGGTCAGCGCGGCGCGCGCCTTCGTCCCGACGGCGAGCGGCCCGCCGCGATCGAGCCCGGCGACCAGGGAGGCGGGCACCGTCAGGGCGCCGCTGGTGCCGGGCCGCGGCGGCAGGAGCCGGGCGGCGAGGAGCGGCAGCGGCAGGAGCAGGCCGGCGAGCGGCGCCGCGAAATCGAGGGAGGCGAGGCCGGCCACGGCTCTTAAGCCCGCAGCCGCGCGACGAGGCGGGCGAGGCCGGCCTCCGCCGCGGCGAGGTCGGGCGCCGGGCCCGGGGCGTACAGGTTCTCGGTCAGCGCCCGGCCGGGGCCGCGGCCGAAGAAGTCGGTGCGCAAGGCCGCGTCGAGCCCCGCCGGCCCCTCGACCCCGAGGCTGCGGGCGAGCCGCCGGGCGAGGCGCGCCAGGGCGACACGGCGCTCGCCCGGCGGCAGGGCGCGGGCGGCGGCGAGCTCGGCCAGCGCCGCGCGGCGGATCGGGCGGGCGCGCCAGCGCGGCAGCAGCCAGGCGGCGAGGGCGGCGAGCGCCAGGCCGGCGCCGATCGCCGCCAGCATGTCGAGCCGGACCAGCGCCGGATCGGGCGGGGCGTGCAGGCCGCGAAGCCCGGCGAGCGCCGCGTCACAGCACGGCATCGAGCCGCTCCATCAGGGGGGCGAAGCCTTCGGGTCCCGTCTCGGTGTCGAGGCGCAGGGTCGTGACGCCGAGGCGGGCGAGACCCGCGATCCGCTCCTCCGGTGCCGGCCGCTCGCGCCCGATCCGCGCGGTGCCGCGCCGCCCGTCCGGCGTGGCGTAGGGGTAGAGGCCGGGCGGGGCCTCGCGCTCGAAGGCGTCGCTCACCAGGATCAGGCTCACCGAGATCCGCTCGGCGAGCGCCGCCAGGGTCTCCGGGAAGCCGTCGCCGGGAGCGTCGAGGGCGCTCGCCAGGACGAGGTGCCCGCCCGCCGGCAGCAGGGCGCGGGCCCGCTCCAGGGCGGGGCCCAACGGCGGATCCGCACGGGCGGGATCTCCATGGGGGGCGGCCGCGAGCGCGCTGTCGTGCGCGCGGGCGAGGCCCTGGCAGACGGCCGCCATGCCGCGCCCGCCGCCCCGCGGCGGCAGCGCCACCGGCTCGGGGGCGGCGACGCAGAGCCCGACCCGGCCGCCATCGCCGGCGATGCGCCAGCCGAGCAGCGCCAGCGCTTCCGCCGCGGCGACCGAGCGCAAGGAGCGGCGGGTGCCGACCAGCATCGAGGGCCGGATGTCGGCGAGCAGCACCACGGCGCGGTCGCGCTCCTCGTGGTGGGTCCGGACGTGGAGCGTGCCGGTGCGGGCGGTGGCGTTGCGGTCGATGTGGCGCACGTCGTCACCCTCGGCCCAGAGGCGGACGTCGTCGGGCTCGCTGCCGCGCCCGCGCCGCCGGGTGACGATGCCGCCGGGCAGCCCCGAGCGTCCCTGGCTCGTCGCCCCGGCGCCGCGGCGGGCGAGGTGGCGCAGACCCATCAGCGCCCCGGCCTCGACGGCGATGCCGGGACCCTTGAGCGGATCCGTGCCGGGAAGCGGCCGTGCCGCGGCGGGGACCATCGTCAGAGCGGCCGCACCCGGTCGAGCAGGCCGGCCACCAGGGCGCGGGCGGTCTGCCCTTCCGCCGCGGCGCGCCAGGTGAGCGCGAGGCGGTGGGCGAGCGCGTCGCCGGCGAGCGCCACGACGTCGTCGGGCACGACGTGGTCGCGCCCGTGCAGGTAGGCCCGGGCCTTGCCGGCGAGCATCAGGGCGAGCGTGCCGCGGGGCGAGACCGGGTGCTCGATGGCGCCGCGCAGGTCCGCCGCCGCCGGGCCGCCCCGGGTGGCGGCGACGAGGCGGACCAGAAAATCCTTGAGGGCCGGCGAGACGTGGGTCTTGAGCGCGGCGGCGCGGGCGGCGCGCAGCTCGTCCGCCGTGAGGCGCACCGGCATCGGCGCCGCCTCCTCGGTCATCTCGCCCTCGACGAGGTCGAGGATGCGGCGCTCGGAGGCCTCGTCGGGCATCTCGACGACGACGTGGAGCAGGAACCGGTCGAGCTGCGCCTCCGGCAGCGGGAAGGTGCCGGCATGCTCGATCGGGTTCTGGGTCGCCACCACCATGAAGGGATCGGGCAGGGGGTGGGTGATGCCCGCCACCGTCACCTGCCGCTCGGCCATCGCCTCGAGGAGCGCCGACTGCACCTTGGGCGGCGCGCGGTTGACCTCGTCGACCAGCACCAGGGAATGGAACAGGGGACCCGCCAGGAACTCGAACCGGCCGCCGTCGGGCCGCCAGACCGTGGTGCCGGTGAGGTCGGCGGGCATCAGGTCGGGGGTGCACTGGATGCGGGCAAAGCCCGTATCGAGCCCGTCGGCGAGGCGCTTGACCGCCCGGGTCTTGGCGAGGCCCGGCGCGCCCTCGATCAGGAGGTGGCCGCCGGTGAGGAGCCCGATCAAGAGCCGCTCGACGAGGCCGGACGCGCCGATCAGGCCCGCCTCCAAGCCGGTCCGCAGGGCGTGGAGCCGCGCGCGCACCGGGTCGTCGGCTCCCGCGATGCTGCGCATCACGGCCTGCTCAGCGCCTCGCGCCATCCTGGCGTCTCCCCTCGGGCCGGTGCTTCGTGGTCCGGCGTTGCCGGGGATGAGGCCGTGTCTTGCGGAGGGCGTCAATCCCGTGGGAGGCGGGGGTGGGGTGTGCTTAAGTCCGCGGTGAGGACGAGGGGGCCGGCGGCAACGTCCGCCTTGCGCGGCTTGAACGAGAATCGCGGGATCCCCGCTCCCGTTTGGGAGAGGGGTAGGGGCGATCGGAGATCGCGCGAGGGTGGCTCGGTTGGTGAGGGTGGCTCGGTTTCCGCCATGACCCTGAGCCGTCGGGCGGCACAGCTCGGCCCTCGGTGGCGTATCCGGAACCCGAGCCACCCTCACCCCCGGCCCCTCTCCCAAACGGGAGAGGGGAGGGCGCTCCCTGGAGGAGCGCGCTGCCTCACAGTGCCAGATTCCTCACACCGTCCAGGGCGCCGGCCGGTTCGGACCGATCCCGTAGCGGGCCACCGCCTCCGCCACCGTGGCGCGGTCGAGCTTGCCCTCGTCGGCGAGCGCCGCGAGCGCCGCCACCGCGACGTGGTGCCGGTCGACCTCGAAGAAGGCGCGCAGCGCGCTGCGGGTGTCGCTGCGGCCGAAGCCGTCGGTGCCGAGCGTCACGTAACGGGCCTGGATCGCGGTCGCGATCAGCTGCGGGTAGGCGCGGACGTAATCGGTCGCAACGACGACCGGCGCGGAGCCGGACAGCGATTCCTCGACGAGGCTGCGCTTTTGCGGCAGGCCCGGGTTCAGGCGGTTGGCGCGCTCGACCTCGCGGGCCTCGCGGGCGAGTTCGCTGAAGCTCGTGACGCTGTGGACCTCGCTGGCGATGCCCCAATCCTCGGCGAGCAGCTTCGCCGCGGCGATGACCTCGGGCAGGATCGCACCGGAGCCGAGAAGACGGATAGCCGGCTCATCATCTCCATAGCCGGCAAAGCGATACATCCCGCGGATGATCCCGTCCCGCACGCCAGCGGGCATCGAGGGCTGGGCGTAGTTTTCGTTCATCGCCGTGACGTAGTAGAACGCGTCGACGTCGCGCTCCATCATGTCGCGGGCGCCGTGATCGAGGATCACCGCCATCTCGTAGGCGAAGGCCGGGTCGTAGGCGCGGCAATTCGGGATCGTCGCCGCGACGAGGTGGCTCGACCCGTCCTGGTGCTGCAGCCCCTCGCCGCCGAGCGTGGTGCGGCCCGCCGTGGCGCCGATCAGGAAGCCGCGGGCGCGCTGGTCGGCCGCGGCCCAGATCAAGTCGCCGACGCGCTGGAAGCCGAACATCGAGTAGTAGATGTAGAACGGCAGCATCGCGAGGCCGTGGACGCTGTAGGACGTCGCGGCCGCGGCCCAGGACGAGATCGCGCCCGCTTCCGTGATGCCCTCCTCCAGGAGCTGCCCGTCGCGGGATTCCTTGTAGTAGAGCATCGAGCCGGCATCCTCCGGCTCGTAGAGCTGGCCGAGAGGCGAGTAGATGCCGACCTGCCGGAAGAGGTTGGCCATGCCGAAGGTGCGCGCCTCGTCGGCGACGATCGGCACGACCCGCGGGCCCAGCTCCTTGTGCTTGATCAGGCTGCTGAACAGCCGCACCGCCGCGGTGGTGGTGGACATCTCCTTGCCGTCGGCCTCGAGCGCGAAGCCTGCGTAAGTGCCGAGGTCCGGCACCGCAACGTGGGCGGCACTGCGCCGGCGCTTGGGCAGGAAGCCGCCGAGTTGTTCGCGGCGCTCGCGCAGGTAGCGCAATTCGCGGCTGTTCTCGTCGGGCTTGTAGAATTCCAGCCGCTCGACCTGCGCGTCGGTGAGCGGCAGGGCGAAGCGATCGCGGAAGGCCTTCAGCGCGTCGGTGTCGAGCTTCTTCGCCTGGTGGGCGGTCATGCGCGATTCGCCCGCGCCGCCCATGCCGTAGCCCTTCTTGGTCTTGGCCAGGATCACGGTCGGGCGGCCCTTGGTCGCCTTGGCGGCGGCGAAGGCCGCGTAGAGCTTGCGGAAATCGTGGCCGCCACGCTTGAGCTTGTCGACGTCGCCGTCCGACATGTGGGAGACCAGCGCCTTCACCTCCTCGTCCTCACCGAAGAAGTGGGCGAGGTTGTAGGCGCCGTCCTTCGCTCCCAGCGTCTGGTACTTGCCGTCGACCGTGGCGGCGAAGCGGCGCAGCAGGGCGTGGTTGGTGTCGCGGGCGAAGATCGCGTCCCATTCCGAGCCCCACAGCACCTTGACGACGTTCCAGCCGGCGCCGCGGAAAACGCTCTCCAGCTCCTGGATGATCTGGCCGTTGCCGCGCACCGGCCCGTCGAGGCGCTGGAGGTTGCAGTTGATGACGAAGGTGACGTTGTCGAGCTTTTCGCGGGCGGCGAGCGTCAGCGCGCCGATCGATTCCGGCTCGTCCATCTCGCCGTCGCCGAACACGCCCCAGACGTGCTGGCCGCTCGTTTCGGCGAGGCCGCGGTCGCTCAGGTAGCGCATGAAGCGCGCCTGGTAGATCGCGTTCATCGGCCCGATGCCCATCGAGCCGGTCGGCACCTGCCAGAATTCGGGCATCAGCCAGGGATGCGGGTACGAGCACAGGCCCTCGCCGGCGATCTCCTGGCGGTAATGCCTGAGGTTGGTCTCGGAGAGCCGCCCCTCCAGGAAGGCGCGGGCATAGACGCCGGGCGCCGAGTGCGGCTGGAAGAACACGAGGTCGGCGCCGGCCCCGGATGCGTCGCCGGCCTGGAAGAAGTGGTTGAAGCCGAGCTCGAAGATCTCGGCGGCAGACGCGTAGCTCGCGACGTGGCCGCCAAGCTCACCGTACGCCATGTTGGCCCGCACCACCATGGCGAGCGCGTTCCAGCGCATGATCGAGGTGATGCGCTCCTCGACCGCGAGGTCGCCCGGATAGGGCGGCTGCTTCTCGAGCGAGATCGTGTTGCGGTAGGGCGAGTAGGGCGGCGCCTCCTCGACGATTCCGATCTCCCGCGCCTTCTGCTCCAGCCGGTCGAGCAGGAAGCGGGCGCGCGCCGCGCCGCCGTGGCGGAGCACCGATTCGAGCGAGGCGAGCCAGTCCGCGGTCTCGGCCGGATCCGGATCGGCCACGCCGCGGGGACCCAGGATGGCCTGTCCGTTTGCTTGACCGTTCTCGTTGACCGGCACGGCCGGGATCGGCTTGGCGCTCGCGCTCATGGCGTCGTGTCTCCCATCGATGGCGCCAGGATAATCCCCCGGTCGCGGCAGAGGCTGCTTCGTTTGCCGCCGCTTCGGCAGGAAGCGCAAAACATTTTCGCGGGAACACGCCCGGCCGGTCGTTCTTGCCGCACTCGCCGGCCACGCTTCGGCGAGACGCAGTCGATCCCGTCCCGGCGATGGATGGGCGTCCGGCGTCGCCCGTCGGGTAGCGTCAATGGCACTTTTGTCCTAAGCTCCCGGGCAAAGTCGGGCCGTGCGGGGCCGGCCCTCCCGTCGCTTTCCCCTGGCCGAACCGGCATCGGCGTGGGGAGATGGGGTCGGCGGCCCGCTTAGCGACCGGACGCGCTCGGGAGCCACCATTCCGATGACCGCCGATACGGCTTCCACCCTGCTCCAAACTCCCCTGCACGCGCTGCACCAGGAGGCCGGCGCCCGGATGGTGCCGTTCGCCGGCTATAGGATGCCGCTGCAATACCCGCTCGGGCTCATGAAGGAGCACCTGCACACCCGCAGGGCGGCCGGTTTGTTCGACGTCTCTCACATGGGCCAGGTCGCCGTACGGGCCCGCTCCGGCGATCCCGCGGACGCCGCCCGCGCCCTCGAGACGGTGCTGCCGATCGACGTGATCGGCCTCCAGCCCGGGCGCCAGCGCTACGGCTTCCTGACGACGCAGGGCGGTGGCATCCTCGACGACCTGATGATTGCCAACCTCGGCGACCACTACCTCTTGGTCGTCAACGCCGCCAACAAGGCCGCGGCCCTCGCCCACTTGCTCGATGCGATCGGCACCGAGTGCAGCGTCGAGCCGGTCGACCGTGCGCTGATCGCGCTCCAGGGGCCGGGGGCGGAAGGAGCGCTCGCCCGTCACCTGCCGGTGGTCGCCGAGATGCGGTTCATGGATGCGCGGCCGATCGCGTTCGCGGGCGAGGACGGCGTCGTCGTGCGGGCCGGCTACACCGGCGAGGACGGGTTCGAGATCGCGCTGCCGGCCGAGGCCGCCGTGGCGCTCGCCCGGGCGCTGCTGGCCGACCCGGAGGTGAAGCCGATCGGTCTCGGCGCCCGCGATTCCTTGCGCCTCGAAGCGGGCCTGTGCCTGCACGGCTCGGACATCGACCACGAGACCTCGCCGGTCGAGGCCGGCCTGTCCTGGGCGATCCCGAAGGTGCGGCGTCACGGCGGTGCCCGGGCCGGCGGTTTTCCCGGCGCCGAGCGCATCCTGGCGGAACTGACGGAGGGGCCGGCGCGGCTGCGGGTGGGCCTGCGGCCGGAGGGGCGCACCCCGGTGCGGGCCGGTGCGGCGCTCTACGAGGCCGCCGACGCCCCCGAGGCGGTCGGCCGGGTGACCTCCGGCGGCTTCGGGCCGAGCCTGGACGGGCCGATCGCCATGGGGGTGCTGCCGAGCCCCCTCGCGGTGCCCGGCACACAGGTCTTCGCCGAGGTGCGCGGCCAGCGCCTGCCCTGCGCGGTGGTGCCGCTGCCGTTCCGCCCCGCCGGCTTCAAGCGCTCCTGACACAAAGGAAAACACACATGCTGAAATACACCGACGAGCACGAGTGGCTGCGCCTGGAGGGCGACGTGGCGACGGTGGGCATCACCGACCACGCCGCCGAGCAGCTCGGCGACCTCGTCTTCGTCGAGCTGCCGAAGGTCGGCGCCACGCTGACCAAGGGCGCCGCCGCCGCGGTGGTGGAATCGGTCAAGGCGGCCTCCGACGTCTACGCGCCGGTCGACGGCGAGGTGACCGAGGTCAACGAGTCCGCGGTGAGCAACCCGGAGAGCGTCGGCACCGACCCGCAGGGCGCCGGCTGGCTCTACCGCGTGCGCCTCAGCGACCCGTCGCAGCTCGACGGATTGATGGACGAGACGGCCTACCGGGCCTTCGTCGGTTGATCTGTTCCAATACCCAGCATAGCGCGGGATCCCCTCTCCCGAGTGGGAGAGGGGTAGGGGTGAGGGTGACACGCTTCAGTATCAAGCGAAGAGTGTGGTGCTGGTAGCGGGACCTTCAGAGCTAGGCTCAGAACCGTAGCACCCTCACCCCCTGGCCCCTCTCCCAAACGGGAGAGGGGAGGCGCGCTCCATCTTTTGAGCCGCATCTCACGACCCCGGTCAGGACACGCCTCCCATGCCGATGGACAAGTACGATCCCTACGACTTCGCCAACCGCCGCCATATCGGCCCGTCGGTGGACGAGATCGCCCGGATGCTGGAGGTGGTCGGCGCCCCGAGCCTCGACGCCCTGATCGACGAGACCCTGCCGGCGGGCATCCGGCAGACGGACGCGACCGAGTTCGGCGCCGCCCTGTCGGAGCGCCGGGCGATCGAGCGCCTGCGCGCCACCGCGAACAAGAACAAGCTCCTGACCTCGCTGATCGGCCAGGGCTATCACGGCACCACGATGCCGCCGGCGATCCAGCGCAACATCTTCGAGAACCCGGCCTGGTACACGGCCTACTCGCCCTACCAGCCCGAGATCAGCCAGGGCCGGCTCGAGGCGCTCCTCAACTTCCAGACCTGCGTCGGCGACCTGACCGGGCTCGACATCGCCAACGCCTCGCTCCTCGACGAGGCCACGGCCGCCGCCGAGGCGATGGGCATGGCGCGCCGGATCGCCACCGCCAAGCCCGACACCTTCTTCGTCGACGCGCAGTGCCTGCCCCAGACCATCGCGGTGCTGAAGACCCGGGCCGAGCCGTTCGGCTGGCAGATCGTCGTCGGCGATCCCTTCACCGACCTCGATCCGACCTCGGTCTTCGGCGCGATCGTCCAGTATCCGGGCGTCGAGGGCGCGGCCCACGACTTCACCGACGTGATCGCGAAGCTCCATGACGCGGGTGCCATCGCCGTGGTGGCGGCCGATCCGCTGGCGCTGACGGTGCTGAAGCCCCCTGGCGAGATGGGCGCCGACATCGCGGTCGGCTCGATGCAGCGCTTCGGCGTGCCGATGGGCTATGGCGGTCCCCACGCCGCCTACATGGCGACGCGGGACGCCCACAAGCGGGCGCTCCCCGGGCGCATCGTCGGCGTCTCGGTCGATTCCCGCGGCAACCGCGCCTACCGGCTCTCGCTCCAGACCCGCGAGCAGCACATCCGGCGCGAGAAGGCGACCTCGAACATCTGCACCAGCCAGGTGCTGCTCGCGGTCATCGCCTCGATGTACGCGGTGTTCCACGGGCCGCGCGGGCTCAAGGCGATCGCGATGCGCATCCATCGCGACGCGACGCGCCTCGCCGCCGGCCTGAACCGGCTCGGCTTCGAGACCCATCCGGATGCCTTCTTCGACACGATCACCGTGACGGTCGGGCCGTTCCAGGGCGTGATCCTGAAGAACGCCGTCGCCAACGGGATCAACCTGCGGAAAGTCGGAGCTGACCGCATCGGCATCACGGTCGACGAGCGCACCCGGCCCGACATCATCGAGGCGGTGTGGCGCGCCTTCGGGGGCGACGCGCTCGCTTACGACGAAGCTTGGCCCGAGCCGCGGCTGCCGGCGGGTCTTGTCCGCACCTCCGAGTACCTGACCCACCCGATCTTCCACATGAACCGGGCCGAGAGCGAGATGACGCGCTACATGCGCCGCCTCGCCGACCGCGACCTCGCCCTCGACCGGGCGATGATCCCGCTGGGCTCCTGCACGATGAAGCTCAACGCGACCGCCGAGATGCTGCCGGTCTCGTGGCCGGAATTCTCGGAGCTGCACCCCTTCGCGCCGAAGGACCAGGCCGAGGGCTACGCCGAGATGATCGCCGATCTCTCCCAAAAACTCGCCGACATCACCGGCTACGCGGCGATCTCGATGCAGCCGAATTCCGGCGCGCAGGGCGAGTATGCGGGCCTGCTCGCGATCCGCGCCTATCACCTGTCGCGCGGGGAGGGGCACCGGACGGTCTGCCTGATTCCGTCCTCGGCCCACGGCACCAACCCGGCCTCGGCGCAGATGTGCGGCATGACCGTGGTGGTGGTCGGCGCCGACCGCAACGGCAACGTCGACGTGGCCGATTTCCGTGCCAAGGCCGAGAAGCATGGGTCGAACCTCGCCGCGTGCATGATCACCTACCCGTCCACCCACGGGGTGTTCGAGGAGGCGGTGCGGGAGATCTGCGACATCACCCACGCCCATGGCGGCCAGGTCTACCTCGACGGCGCCAACCTCAACGCGCTCGTCGGCCTCGCGAGGCCCGGCGACATCGGGGCGGATGTCAGCCACATCAACCTGCACAAGACCTTCTGCATCCCGCATGGCGGCGGCGGGCCCGGCATGGGGCCGATCGGCGTCAAGGCGCACCTGATCCCGTTCCTGCCCGGCCACGTCGAGACCGACGGGCGCGAGTTCTCGGTCTCGGCCGCGCCCTACGGCTCGGCGGCGATCCTGCCGATCTCCTGGAGCTACTGCCTGCTGATGGGCGGGCGCGGGCTGACGCAAGCCACCCGCATCGCGATCCTCAACGCCAACTACATCGCGCGTCGCCTCGCGGGTGCCTACGACGTCCTCTACACCGGCAGCCACGGCCGGGTGGCGCACGAGTGCATCATCGACGCCCGCCCGCTGATGAAGAGCGCGGGCGTCAGCGTCGAGGACATCGCCAAGCGGCTGATCGATTGCGGCTTCCACCCGCCGACGATGAGCTGGCCGGTGGCCGGTACCCTGATGATCGAGCCGACCGAGTCCGAGACCAAGGGCGAGATCGACCGCTTCTGCGACGCCATGCTGGCGATCCGCGACGAGATCCGGGCGATCGAGGAGGGCCGGATGGCCCGGGCCGACAACCCGCTCAAGAACGCGCCCCATACGGTGGAGGACCTGATCGGCCCCTGGGAGCGGCCCTATTCCCGCGAGGCCGCCTGCTTCCCGGCCGGCGCCTTCCGGGTCGACAAGTACTGGCCGCCGGTCAACCGGGTCGACAACGCCTACGGCGACCGCAACCTGGTCTGCGCCTGCCCGCCGGTGGAGAGCTACATGAAGGCGGCGGAGTAGCGGCCAATGGGCGGCCATTTCGATGGCCGCCCACTCCATTTAAAACTTGAACATGTATAGTATTTAAGCGATTTTACACGGACCCTTGCTGCTCTTTGCCGGACTCTCGGATGCTCGAAAATTGGGATGCGAGGCGGCGAAAATGGATCTTGTACACGTCTCACGAAAGTCATAGTGCCGATTGTAAGAAATATCCATTTGAGAAAATACCAAAAAATATATTCCTAGATACAAACGTAATAAATATAATTGTAAAATATCCGTATCAGATATTCGAGCATGGGAATATCCCGTTAGAAGTTCCCATATCAAGAGCGAAAGAAATTGAAG
The sequence above is drawn from the Methylobacterium terrae genome and encodes:
- a CDS encoding VWA domain-containing protein, producing MTEAFALLRPWWLLALPLLGLLAWRAAHRSAPLGDWVRAVEPHLMAALQARGAVRPGRRSGQWLLVAACALLALGLAGPAVERRDVAGFRNLDATIIALDLSRSVAEGGRLGEARALAQGLAEAAGTKAVAVVAYAGDAYLAATPTTDRDSLSTILFALDGTTVPDRGSHPARALALARRTLAEGAVVTGDVVLVSDGGGLDEAAAREAEALAHDGHRLHTVLVPAGPALPPDAPRPDGAGLSRLAKLGGGAAGSLDAPGPVLAAVSESVARHLAEGGYAVLAWQDLGRLLAGLALVPVLLLFRRSA
- a CDS encoding VWA domain-containing protein, translated to MAGLASLDFAAPLAGLLLPLPLLAARLLPPRPGTSGALTVPASLVAGLDRGGPLAVGTKARAALTWLVWVALVAALAGPRLVLPGAALPASGRDIVLALDLSGSMERIDFALDGRTTSRLAAVKRVGAEFIRRRAGDRVGLVIFADQADVAASPSFDTQGVARALEEAQIGLVGRSTGIGDGLGLALKRLDVLPGPSKVVVLLSDGANNAGQTTPRDVAVLARELGIRVHTIALGPRDLADANGEQDVVDSEALRDVAATSGGRFFRVRTTDDLAGVADSIDALEGGRDRAPPVPLRRDLWPWPGGVALLLGLVLLLTRRAA
- a CDS encoding DUF4381 family protein, whose product is MPCCDAALAGLRGLHAPPDPALVRLDMLAAIGAGLALAALAAWLLPRWRARPIRRAALAELAAARALPPGERRVALARLARRLARSLGVEGPAGLDAALRTDFFGRGPGRALTENLYAPGPAPDLAAAEAGLARLVARLRA
- a CDS encoding DUF58 domain-containing protein, with amino-acid sequence MVPAAARPLPGTDPLKGPGIAVEAGALMGLRHLARRGAGATSQGRSGLPGGIVTRRRGRGSEPDDVRLWAEGDDVRHIDRNATARTGTLHVRTHHEERDRAVVLLADIRPSMLVGTRRSLRSVAAAEALALLGWRIAGDGGRVGLCVAAPEPVALPPRGGGRGMAAVCQGLARAHDSALAAAPHGDPARADPPLGPALERARALLPAGGHLVLASALDAPGDGFPETLAALAERISVSLILVSDAFEREAPPGLYPYATPDGRRGTARIGRERPAPEERIAGLARLGVTTLRLDTETGPEGFAPLMERLDAVL
- a CDS encoding AAA family ATPase, translated to MRSIAGADDPVRARLHALRTGLEAGLIGASGLVERLLIGLLTGGHLLIEGAPGLAKTRAVKRLADGLDTGFARIQCTPDLMPADLTGTTVWRPDGGRFEFLAGPLFHSLVLVDEVNRAPPKVQSALLEAMAERQVTVAGITHPLPDPFMVVATQNPIEHAGTFPLPEAQLDRFLLHVVVEMPDEASERRILDLVEGEMTEEAAPMPVRLTADELRAARAAALKTHVSPALKDFLVRLVAATRGGPAAADLRGAIEHPVSPRGTLALMLAGKARAYLHGRDHVVPDDVVALAGDALAHRLALTWRAAAEGQTARALVAGLLDRVRPL